From one Oncorhynchus keta strain PuntledgeMale-10-30-2019 chromosome 30, Oket_V2, whole genome shotgun sequence genomic stretch:
- the LOC118363162 gene encoding protein Shroom2-like isoform X6 — protein MKMVDIASQTTMPSESETDKHVARNFLTKILRSSMRRNEPVSRPHSWHSSKFTEDHPEPTESHNEPPPAPPPVLQVKHEVSASTKDLSSCGDHDSNLRQLSSQFSSVGNMERVERPSHPFQPGCLSPSRYHRSAEPLSGGGGSGGKNESAFSCLSSTSPPPEPALVLANTDTAATESSMFHKGVQTQTSEDGRPGEQRHSRYLQRPQGDRGSESPRTVPEEQPGSRYSSSGSGRSHIGPVWNVPERRRVAAPPSPPPPPLRSDSFAVTKVYPAYTEGPGAPPHGQMKAQERGVDRLAEAPENSSYRGRGNHIPHDNGVDPRCSYNPPPCRKDFLHPNIAAGAPDYNHNQLSNPNKLSSVSSQDVRQSQSPFTCLPNHQRQYSDESTFYLQTRSAPHPPKPQSVGSYYHSLQELPTNCSNSRNHVRSSTTSLSTSTIDQNYDCGGHIRYYCITTKQPAQPETRVRQSKSEVWKSDMELAKGSSDRGSTSSSHKTNKVKYPPNPQPAYTNSKERNGNVQPANVLLYGHTASNSSSSSGKPTTEENERRSEGQRPTEAQLRSSYSPSPPKDHKVAPLREDPWVSQENHKISSQKTPMLHSLAQESRSPMLHSLAQESVLHQALNHPATAPPPPSNGGGEANHALQEALTDNTATGKLARRSDRYATTLRNEIQLKRAQLQKSRSAATLTCPSETEEPEEEETDPGGWKSTSSDGSFSTSYKDHLKEAQARVLQATSFRRRDLEPPGSGSEAPLTKPNSHIVSRIGGRKRFPLNKRVHSFSEPDKINKLGVEGEGEHPVGTARSFIDRRKFFEMAAKPSFCRPISTIHKSGQQSSSTTSGTLEHGEGKARGRAHSGETEEGWRPGLASEASSDHHPDPLSPAGRQALLEQQRLGTFAEYQVTWNMQRKASDTKPQGRYHSADNILDQGTEETPVCVHERSRSSPSQDFHTQKIPMPWRETVENPYLDHRRDQQGGSYTTRGQSESREQPAQLHHFPQPPQQSIPRLTDTEPHSSRDVATPTPLPLPSEHRYKRDSANPAHNLPALPPYPSNHTHSSVSEQPLPPPMPAPKPQNTGLIIMPHWSLLGLETSSTTSSSYGLSPQEFLPGPCTHQAEPSSSSSCSSHGTELDPASNQACSLGSTQLPSPSPGRTAGQGTEEGAADSTLEPPPSPSSHSPFFSYQPASLTVPSSGGTSSPSPQFAPQRLTDQPPVSVSMQDEAQSRPENRTNSVMEMSSVGKKVPVKIVHAESTTERESRQYLLHSEKNRAPGVSEGPDLPPPLPTSLPSPEPQPYSLFRAYTPYTRHGPQSPPRDPTLTVAPEEALSLGQSQTNGPSGTSTMGPQQPQKSNSEEDVKREELARDIMDKDKSLVDILDQSKMKTTMDLMEGIFPQGEQILDGGHQRRKVSPKQGLPPRGMGDRREEEGMPSATGSLVTSSSYYSTSAPKAELLNKMKDMQEDELEELEQDSEDELDINLASKKQELIDSLGKKLQVLREARESLQEDVHDNNSLGDEVEAVVQRVCKPNELDKFRMFVGDLDKVVSLLLSLSGRLARVENALNSLEEDTTPEEKRTLSEKRKLLIRQHEDAKELKENLDRRERLVYSIMAAHLSHESLADYQHFVKMKSALIIEQRKLEDKIKLGEEQLKCLLDSLLLEQRLLF, from the exons ATGAAAATGGTGGATATTGCCTCACAGACCACCATGCCATCAGAATCAGAAACTGACAAACATGTGGCCAGGAACTTTCTCACCAAGATATTACGAAGTTCTATGAG GAGGAATGAACCAGTCTCCCGGCCCCATTCATGGCACTCCTCCAAGTTTACAGAAGACCACCCCGAACCCACAGAGAGTCACAACGAGCCTCCACCTGCACCCCCACCTGTGTTGCAGGTCAAACATGAAGTCAG TGCATCCACAAAAGACCTTTCCAGCTGCGGGGACCACGACTCGAATCTACGCCAGTTATCCAGCCAGTTCAGCTCCGTGGGGAATATGGAGAGAGTAGAGCGCCCCTCACACCCCTTCCAACCAGGATGCCTCTCCCCCAGCAGGTACCACCGTAGCGCTGAGCCTCTCTCTGGGGGTGGAGGATCTGGTGGGAAGAACGAATCGGCCTTCAGTTGCCTCTCCTCCACCAGCCCTCCCCCGGAGCCTGCTCTGGTCCTCGCCAACACTGACACTGCTGCAACTGAGAGCAGCATGTTCCATAAGGGTGTCCAGACTCAGACCAGTGAGGATGGAAGGCCGGGTGAGCAGCGCCACAGCCGGTACCTCCAGCGGCCCCAGGGGGACAGAGGCTCGGAGAGCCCCAGGACAGTCCCAGAGGAGCAGCCTGGCTCCCGCTACTCCAGTTCAGGCTCTGGCAGATCGCACATAGGCCCTGTGTGGAATgtcccagagaggaggagggtagcagcgcccccctctcctcctcctcctcccctgcgcAGTGACAGCTTTGCTGTCACCAAGGTGTACCCTGCCTACACAGAGGGGCCTGGAGCTCCACCACACGGGCAGATGAAGGCCCAGGAACGAGGGGTGGACAGGCTGGCTGAGGCCCCAGAGAACAGCAGCTACAGAGGCCGGGGCAACCATATCCCTCATGATAACGGTGTAGACCCTAGGTGCAGTTACAACCCTCCACCTTGCAGGAAAGACTTCCTCCACCCAAACATAGCAGCAGGAGCACctgactacaaccacaaccaGCTCAGCAACCCAAACAAACTGTCATCTGTGTCTAGCCAGGACGTGAGACAGAGTCAGTCTCCCTTCACTTGCCTGCCCAACCACCAGCGGCAGTACAGCGACGAAAGCACTTTCTACCTGCAGACCAGATCCGCCCCACATCCACCGAAGCCGCAGAGCGTCGGTAGCTACTACCACAGCCTCCAGGAGCTCCCTACCAACTGCAGTAACAGCAGGAACCACGTGAGGTCCTCCACCACGTCCCTGTCCACCTCGACCATCGACCAGAACTATGACTGCGGAGGACACATCCGGTACTACTGCATCACAACCAAGCAGCCAGCCCAGCCAGAGACTCGTGTTAGACAGAGCAAATCAGAGGTCTGGAAATCTGACATGGAGCTAGCTAAGGGCTCCAGTGACAGGGGCTCCACAAGTTCCTCCCACAAGACCAACAAGGTCAAGTATCCTCCTAATCCTCAGCCTGCTTACACCAACAGCAAGGAGCGGAACGGAAATGTCCAACCGGCCAATGTTCTGCTTTACGGCCACACAGCCTCTAATTCCTCATCCTCATCTGGTAAACCTACCActgaggagaatgagaggaggagtgagggccAGAGACCTACAGAGGCCCAGCTTAGAAGTTCTTACTCTCCCAGTCCGCCCAAGGACCACAAGGTGGCACCACTGAGAGAAGACCCGTGGGTCTCTCAGGAGAACCATAAGATCTCTTCTCAAAAGACACCCATGCTCCACAGTCTGGCTCAGGAGAGTAGAAGCCCCATGCTTCATTCTCTAGCCCAGGAGAGTGTTCTCCACCAGGCTCTTAATCACCCTGCTacggcaccaccaccaccatccaacGGCGGGGGAGAAGCCAACCACGCCCTACAGGAGGCTTTAACGGACAACACAGCAACGGGCAAATTGGCGAGACGCAGCGACCGATACGCCACCACCCTCCGCAACGAGATCCAGCTAAAGAGGGCCCAGCTGCAGAAAAGCCGGAGTGCTGCCACCCTGACCTGCCCCAGCGAGACGGAGGagccagaggaagaggagacagacccGGGGGGGTGGAAGTCCACCTCCTCTGATGGCTCCTTTTCCACGTCCTACAAGGACCACCTCAAAGAGGCGCAGGCGAGGGTCCTCCAGGCCACATCCTTTAGGAGGAGAGACCTAGAACCTCCCGGGTCAGGGTCGGAGGCTCCGTTAACCAAACCCAACTCACACATAGTCTCCCGCATTGGCGGCCGCAAGCGTTTCCCTCTGAACAAGAGGGTCCACTCGTTCTCCGAGCCAGACAAGATCAACAAGCTCGgagtggagggtgagggagaacaTCCTGTTGGAACAGCACGGTCATTTATAGATCGGCGGAAGTTCTTTGAAATGGCTGCTAAACCTTCCTTCTGCAGACCCATCTCAACCATCCACAAGTCAGGCCAGCAGAGCTCCAGCACCACCTCCGGCACTTTGGAGCACGGAGAGGGCAAGGCCAGAGGGAGAGCCCACTCAGGCGAAACTGAGGAGGGCTGGAGGCCGGGCCTTGCCAGTGAGGCCTCCAGTGACCACCACCCAGACCCCCTCAGCCCCGCAGGCAGACAGGCCCTACTGGAGCAGCAGAGGCTGGGGACCTTTGCTGAGTACCAGGTCACCTGGAACATGCAGAGGAAGGCTTCAGACACAAAGCCCCAGGGGAGGTACCACTCTGCTGACAACATCCTGGACCAGGGTACAGAGGAGACGCCTGTCTGTGTCCACGAGAGGTCCAGATCGTCTCCCTCACAAGACTTCCACACACAG AAGATCCCTATGCCATGGAGAGAGACTGTTGAAAACCCGTATCTGGATCACAGACGGGACCAGCAAGGAGGCAGTTACACCACCAG AGGGCAGAGCGAGAGCAGAGAGCAGCCAGCCCAGCTCCACCACTTCCCACAGCCTCCACAACAGTCTATTCCAAGACTGACAGACACAGAGCCACACAGCAGCAGAGACGTggccacccccacccccctccctctcccctccgaACACAGATACAAACGTGACTCTGCGAACCCCGCCCACAACCTCCCGGCTCTCCCCCCGTACCCCTCCAATCACACCCACAGCTCTGTGTCTGAGCAACCACTACCACCTCCAATGCCCGCTCCCAAGCCCCAGAATACAGGCCTCATCATCATGCCACATTGGTCTCTCCTAGGCCTGGAAACCTCCTCAACCACATCCTCCTCCTACGGACTGTCTCCCCAGGAATTCCTGCCTGGCCCTTGCACCCATCAGGCTGAACCATCATCCAGCAGCAGCTGCTCCTCCCATGGCACAGAGCTGGATCCTGCCTCAAACCAAGCCTGCTCCTTGGGCTCCACccagctcccctctccctcccctgggaGAACCGCTGGACAGGGCACGGAGGAGGGAGCAGCTGATTCAACACTAGAGCCgccaccctccccctcttcccactCTCCTTTTTTCTCCTACCAGCCTGCCAGTCTGACGGTTCCCTCCTCAGGTGGGACTagttctccctctcctcagtTTGCTCCACAGAGGTTGACGGACCAgccccctgtctctgtgtctatgcaGGATGAAGCCCAGAGCAG GCCAGAGAACAGGACCAACTCTGTGATGGAGATGAGCAGTGTAGGGAAGAAGGTCCCTGTTAAGATCGTCCATGCTGAGAGcaccacagagagggagagccgCCAGTACCTGCTACACAGCGAGAAAAATAGGGCCCCTGGAGTTTCAGAGGGGCCCGACCTTCCCCCGCCCTTACCGACCAGCCTGCCCTCCCCTGAGCCGCAGCCCTACTCCCTGTTCCGTgcctacaccccctacacacgCCATGGGCCCCAGAGTCCCCCCAGGGACCCAACCCTCACTGTAGCCCCAGAAGAGGCCCTGTCCCTTGGTCAGTCTCAGACCAACGGCCCCTCTGGTACCTCCACCATGGGTCCCCAGCAGCCTCAGAAGAGTAACTCGGAGGAGGATGTGAAGAGAGAGGAGCTGGCCAGAGACATCATGGACAAGGATAAGTCCCTGGTGGACATCTTGGACCAGAGTAAGATGAAGACCACCATGGATCTGATGGAGGGGATCTTCCCCCAGGGGGAGCAGATCTTGGATGGGGGGCACCAGAGGAGGAAAGTCTCCCCCAAACAGGGATTGCCGCCCAGGGGAATGGGTGACCG gagagaggaggagggcatgCCTTCTGCCACAGGGTCCCTGGTGACCAGCTCCTCTTACTACAGCACATCTGCCCCCAAGGCTGAGCTGCTCAACAAGATGAAGGACATGCAGGAGGACGAGTTGGAGGAGCTGGAGCAAGACTCGGAGGACGAACTGGACATCAACCTGGCCAGCaagaag CAAGAGCTGATTGACAGCCTGGGTAAGAAGCTGCAGGTGCTACGTGAGGCCAGGGAGAGCCTTCAAGAGGATGTCCACGACAACAACTCTCTGGGGGACGAGGTGGAGGCCGTGGTGCAGAGGGTCTGCAAGCCCAACGAGCTGGACAAGTTCAGGATGTTCGTGGGAGATCTGGACAAGGTTGTCAGTTTGCTGCTGTCCCTGTCTGGCCGACTGGCCAGGGTGGAGAACGCTCTCAACAGTCTGGAGGAAGACACTACACCAGAAGAGAAG cGTACCCTGTCAGAGAAGAGGAAGTTGTTGATCAGACAACACGAAGACGCCAAAGAGCTCAAGGAGAACCTTGACCGGCGGGAGCGCCTGGTTTACAGCATCATGGCTGCTCACCTCAGCCACGAGAGCCTGGCAGACTACCAGCACTTTGTCAAGATGAAGTCAGCCCTCATCATCGAGCAGCGCAAGCTGGAAGACAAGATCAAACTGGGAGAGGAGCAGCTGAAATGTCTGCTGGATAGTTTATTGTTGGAGCAAAGGCTGCTGTTCTGA